From Chloracidobacterium sp. N, the proteins below share one genomic window:
- a CDS encoding type II toxin-antitoxin system PemK/MazF family toxin gives MASITLILLFYHRFGLIKQRAPYIPALKCRALRRFFGKLPGEYDDWLICMISSQTRHYLAGFDEVVREGDEDFEQSGLKVASVIRAGRLAVVSGDLLLGAIGEISRERLERVRQSIAKWLLTMQNGG, from the coding sequence TTGGCTTCCATTACTCTCATACTGCTATTTTATCACAGGTTTGGCTTGATAAAACAGCGTGCGCCTTATATCCCTGCCCTAAAGTGTAGGGCTTTACGGCGTTTTTTCGGTAAACTTCCTGGCGAGTATGACGACTGGCTGATTTGCATGATTTCATCCCAGACGCGGCATTATCTTGCAGGATTTGATGAAGTGGTTCGGGAAGGTGATGAAGATTTTGAACAAAGTGGCTTGAAGGTAGCGAGTGTCATCCGGGCAGGGCGCCTGGCTGTTGTGTCGGGCGACCTGCTTCTTGGTGCAATTGGTGAAATTTCACGGGAGCGTTTGGAGCGTGTAAGACAGAGTATAGCGAAGTGGTTATTAACAATGCAAAATGGCGG